One stretch of Spiroplasma mirum ATCC 29335 DNA includes these proteins:
- a CDS encoding TrkH family potassium uptake protein, translating into MRVYQPFFKNIFKKRKELLNQRNEDDIAAPIKKRRIHFIPFSKVAGKLFLIYVLVVLISGFLLCIPGVVYNGARDITNGSGTPLGQYDFRWNFLIGLFTASSAFSDTGLTIPVTAADYTFFGQLIIIILIQFGGFGVLTFKIMILVLLGRKISIKDRMLVQGERGNNSFGHTLDLIKSSFYFLIIVEVIAVILLFFNFYFSPGSTTGKFMIDNVTYHRFWASLWSGVFHSISAINNAGFDIVGNSSLMPYNTNYFLQFIFMIEFVMGGIGFPTFYDIKRKIAAWKRKEKVKFSLFTKINFISYSLVSIVGVFLVWLVEYVNLNMTTMDAFGNTVYIETILRDAPTKWNGFMNILFNTMSTRNAGFSTIDCTKLLPGSRAIMSIMMFIGSAPSSTAGGIRTTTFAIVLITIWSIMRNNNSVNAFKRKIPNETVKRALVVTIISVMLVGGTVLGISIENPTLDYLNILFVVCSAFGTTGLNAFNFLQTYGLGAFSLLLLIANMFIGQLGISSTLLVSIKGTGDKEYSYVEEDVTIG; encoded by the coding sequence ATGAGAGTTTATCAGCCTTTTTTTAAAAATATTTTTAAAAAAAGAAAAGAACTTTTAAATCAACGCAATGAAGACGATATCGCTGCACCAATTAAAAAAAGGAGAATTCATTTTATTCCCTTTTCAAAAGTAGCAGGGAAACTATTTTTAATTTATGTTTTAGTAGTTTTAATTTCAGGGTTTTTACTATGTATTCCTGGGGTGGTATATAATGGGGCCCGGGACATTACCAATGGGAGTGGAACTCCGTTGGGGCAATATGATTTTCGGTGAAATTTCTTAATTGGGTTGTTTACTGCTTCGAGTGCCTTTTCTGACACGGGGTTAACTATCCCGGTTACTGCCGCAGATTATACCTTTTTTGGTCAATTAATTATTATTATTTTAATTCAGTTTGGTGGTTTTGGGGTTTTAACCTTTAAAATTATGATCTTAGTTTTATTAGGTCGTAAAATTTCAATTAAGGACCGAATGTTAGTACAGGGTGAACGGGGAAATAATAGTTTTGGCCATACGTTAGATTTAATTAAAAGTAGTTTTTACTTTTTAATTATTGTTGAAGTAATTGCTGTAATTTTGCTGTTTTTTAATTTTTACTTTTCACCAGGAAGTACAACTGGAAAATTTATGATTGATAATGTAACATACCACCGGTTCTGAGCAAGTTTATGAAGTGGAGTTTTCCACTCGATTTCGGCAATTAACAACGCGGGGTTTGATATTGTTGGAAATTCGTCCTTAATGCCTTATAATACTAATTACTTTTTACAATTTATTTTTATGATTGAATTTGTAATGGGAGGAATTGGTTTTCCAACCTTCTATGATATTAAAAGAAAAATTGCGGCTTGAAAACGCAAAGAAAAAGTAAAATTTAGTTTGTTTACCAAAATTAACTTCATATCTTATTCGTTAGTATCCATTGTCGGAGTATTCTTAGTATGGTTAGTGGAATATGTTAATTTAAATATGACAACAATGGATGCTTTTGGAAATACCGTTTATATTGAAACAATTTTACGGGATGCACCAACTAAATGAAATGGGTTCATGAATATTTTATTCAATACTATGTCAACCCGCAATGCTGGTTTTTCAACAATTGACTGTACAAAGTTATTACCCGGGTCACGAGCAATTATGTCAATTATGATGTTTATTGGATCGGCGCCTTCTTCAACCGCCGGAGGAATTAGGACAACTACCTTTGCGATTGTGCTAATTACCATTTGATCCATTATGCGGAATAATAATAGTGTCAATGCGTTCAAGCGGAAAATCCCGAATGAAACTGTTAAACGAGCCTTAGTAGTAACTATTATTTCGGTAATGCTGGTTGGAGGAACAGTGCTAGGAATTAGTATTGAAAACCCAACCTTAGATTATTTAAACATTTTATTTGTGGTATGTAGTGCTTTTGGGACAACAGGCTTAAATGCCTTTAATTTTTTACAAACCTATGGTTTAGGCGCCTTTAGTTTATTATTATTAATTGCCAACATGTTTATTGGGCAGTTAGGAATTTCTTCAACCTTATTAGTTTCGATTAAGGGAACGGGGGACAAAGAATATAGTTATGTCGAAGAAGATGTTACAATTGGATAA
- a CDS encoding potassium channel family protein, with translation MARKKSFAIIGLSNFGKAVIDTLVAKKQHVMVFDADQAKVNNMIASYEQIDGVALDSTIKANLIEQGLDQYDNVIVTMATNIEASVLTIISLQDIGVNNIIAKSKDSRHARILKALGITNIVQPDLIAGNIIAAKAMFDVAIEMQTVDENYASVVIKVTEPSINGSSLLDLRLINNKDYNIVHIKRKGKVILPGDIDSLKLGDELLFIAKINAINDLTTKLQAVEEPTEVDK, from the coding sequence ATGGCTCGTAAAAAAAGTTTTGCAATAATTGGATTAAGTAACTTCGGAAAAGCGGTTATTGATACCTTAGTTGCTAAAAAACAACATGTCATGGTGTTTGACGCTGACCAAGCAAAAGTTAATAACATGATTGCTAGTTACGAACAAATTGATGGCGTGGCCTTAGACTCAACCATTAAAGCTAATTTAATTGAACAAGGTCTAGACCAGTACGATAATGTTATTGTAACAATGGCCACCAATATTGAAGCTAGTGTTTTAACAATTATTAGTTTACAAGACATTGGGGTTAATAACATAATTGCTAAGTCAAAAGATTCTCGCCACGCGCGAATTTTAAAAGCCTTAGGAATTACTAATATTGTCCAACCTGATCTTATTGCCGGAAACATTATTGCTGCGAAAGCAATGTTTGATGTTGCAATTGAAATGCAAACAGTTGACGAAAACTATGCTTCAGTTGTGATTAAAGTAACCGAACCATCAATTAATGGTAGCTCATTGTTAGATTTACGGTTAATTAATAACAAAGATTACAACATTGTCCATATTAAAAGAAAAGGAAAAGTTATCTTGCCCGGGGATATTGACAGTTTAAAACTTGGTGACGAATTATTATTTATTGCTAAAATTAATGCAATTAATGATTTAACAACCAAATTACAAGCTGTTGAAGAACCAACCGAAGTAGATAAATAA